The following proteins are co-located in the Bacteroidota bacterium genome:
- a CDS encoding M14 family metallopeptidase, with protein MKYFTLFTLIVLTFSLSLSSFAQNKDAKEKKEKKEKVKKEEVEKADPFQTYYEKSGFTKTARYKETIEYCKKLANESEFVEYKTFGKSPQGRDLPLLVIDRDGYSEAREVKQKDRVVLLIQAGIHPGEIDGKDAGLMFIRDIVLKKKNNNLLRNVTILFIPIFNVDGHEHFGPHNRINQNGPEKMGWRTTASNLNLNRDFLKADASEMRDWVQLFIEWLPDFFIDIHATDGADYQYVTTYGMEIFGNMTKELTEWQKDDYLKYLEKKMSSASYPIFPYVSYRNWHDPRSGLISWVASPMLSEGYTALQNRPGLLVENHMLKDYKTRVSATYELLMLTTKFLNKDYNILKTLVKEADKYTASQQFRDKKFTVKYKPSSDSTIVEFKGYEYEIVKSDLTGGNWFKYSKIPKTFEIPYFNKQEAEVQINIPEAYIIPPEWTEVIDRLELHGVSFFRLKKAVKTKVISYIFKDVKFANKPYEGRQRVIKFDYDKIEEVREYPEGSVVVDMEQGAARIAIHILEPKAPSSFLYWGFFNSIFEQKEYGESYVMEEVARKMLKDNDALKKEFEKKKSENPEFAKNQWLMLNWFYSKSKYWDDRINKYPVGKIYDRKVLKKFTYK; from the coding sequence ATGAAATATTTTACACTCTTCACACTTATTGTATTAACATTTTCATTATCACTCAGTTCCTTTGCTCAAAATAAGGATGCTAAAGAGAAAAAAGAAAAGAAAGAAAAAGTTAAAAAAGAAGAAGTTGAGAAAGCAGATCCATTTCAAACTTATTACGAAAAATCGGGATTTACAAAAACAGCTCGATATAAAGAAACGATTGAATATTGTAAAAAACTTGCAAACGAATCTGAATTTGTTGAGTACAAAACTTTTGGAAAAAGTCCACAGGGAAGGGATTTACCTTTGCTGGTTATCGACAGAGATGGATATTCGGAAGCAAGAGAAGTAAAGCAAAAAGACAGAGTTGTTTTATTAATTCAAGCAGGAATACATCCTGGTGAAATTGATGGCAAAGATGCAGGGCTGATGTTTATTAGAGATATTGTACTTAAAAAGAAAAATAATAATCTATTAAGAAATGTTACTATTTTATTTATACCGATCTTTAATGTTGACGGACATGAACATTTTGGTCCACACAATAGAATAAATCAAAATGGTCCTGAGAAAATGGGATGGAGAACAACAGCATCAAATTTAAACTTAAATAGGGATTTTTTAAAAGCTGATGCATCTGAAATGAGAGATTGGGTACAGCTTTTTATTGAATGGCTTCCTGATTTTTTTATTGACATTCATGCAACTGATGGGGCGGATTATCAGTATGTTACTACCTATGGAATGGAAATTTTTGGGAATATGACTAAGGAACTTACTGAATGGCAGAAAGACGATTATCTAAAATATCTTGAGAAAAAAATGAGTAGTGCATCTTATCCAATTTTCCCTTATGTATCGTATAGAAATTGGCATGACCCTCGTAGCGGTTTAATAAGTTGGGTGGCAAGCCCAATGCTTTCTGAAGGTTATACAGCATTACAAAATCGTCCAGGATTACTTGTTGAAAACCACATGTTAAAAGATTACAAAACAAGAGTTTCTGCAACCTATGAGTTATTGATGTTGACAACAAAATTTTTGAACAAAGATTATAATATTCTTAAAACTTTGGTAAAGGAAGCTGATAAATATACTGCAAGTCAGCAATTTAGAGATAAAAAATTTACTGTAAAATATAAACCTTCAAGTGATAGTACAATTGTTGAGTTTAAAGGCTATGAATACGAAATTGTAAAAAGTGATTTGACAGGAGGAAACTGGTTTAAATATAGTAAAATTCCAAAAACTTTTGAAATACCATATTTTAATAAACAAGAAGCTGAAGTACAAATAAATATTCCTGAAGCATACATAATTCCACCTGAATGGACTGAGGTTATTGATAGGCTTGAGTTACATGGGGTTTCTTTTTTTAGGTTAAAAAAAGCTGTAAAAACTAAAGTGATTTCTTATATTTTTAAAGATGTAAAGTTTGCAAACAAACCTTATGAAGGTCGTCAAAGAGTTATAAAATTTGATTATGACAAAATAGAGGAAGTTCGTGAATATCCTGAAGGCTCGGTTGTAGTTGATATGGAGCAAGGAGCAGCACGCATTGCAATTCATATTCTTGAACCAAAAGCACCTAGCTCATTTCTTTACTGGGGATTTTTTAATTCTATTTTTGAACAAAAAGAATATGGCGAAAGCTATGTTATGGAAGAAGTAGCAAGAAAAATGCTTAAAGACAATGATGCACTTAAAAAAGAATTTGAAAAGAAAAAATCCGAAAATCCTGAATTTGCCAAAAATCAATGGCTGATGTTAAATTGGTTTTACAGCAAATCAAAATACTGGGATGATAGAATAAATAAATATCCCGTAGGAAAAATATATGATAGGAAAGTTTTGAAAAAATTTACCTATAAATAA
- a CDS encoding glycosyltransferase family 2 protein: MLKDKSIAVVVPAYNEENQINLVIDNMPDFVDKIIIVNDNSKDKTAEVVENFIKKYGKNILENKDNLDIDEKNIYTKANRITAQKNKEEIKLFPKSEQFNKNNDDKIILINNLKNTGVGGAIARGYKWCKDNNIDCTAVMAGDGQMDPNELESIVTPVVEKNIDYVKGNRFIHKSAWNVVPKIRFFGNSILSILTKIASGYWHVSDTQTGFTAISKSALNSIRLYKIYKNYGMPNDLLVRLNIAFCTIKEVEIKPVYNIGEKSKMKVWKVIPRISWLLFKSFFRRLWVKYLFRDFHPLFLLYHFSFALFIISVPYAIKILGIILSGQEANSLTILAFVFLFISSFQSLLFAMWMDITDNERLYK, translated from the coding sequence ATGTTAAAAGATAAAAGTATTGCCGTAGTAGTTCCTGCTTATAATGAAGAAAATCAAATAAATCTGGTAATTGATAATATGCCTGATTTTGTTGATAAAATTATTATTGTCAATGATAATTCCAAAGATAAAACAGCAGAAGTTGTGGAAAATTTTATTAAGAAATATGGGAAAAATATTTTAGAAAATAAAGATAATCTTGATATTGATGAAAAAAATATTTATACAAAAGCAAATCGGATTACCGCACAAAAGAATAAGGAAGAAATAAAATTATTTCCTAAGTCGGAGCAGTTTAATAAAAATAATGATGATAAAATAATTTTAATCAATAACCTAAAAAACACAGGGGTTGGTGGAGCCATTGCAAGAGGCTACAAATGGTGCAAAGACAACAACATAGATTGCACAGCGGTAATGGCAGGAGACGGTCAAATGGACCCAAACGAGCTTGAATCCATTGTTACTCCTGTTGTTGAAAAAAACATTGATTACGTAAAAGGAAACAGATTTATTCACAAAAGTGCATGGAATGTTGTTCCTAAAATACGTTTTTTCGGAAATTCAATTTTATCAATACTTACAAAAATTGCCTCAGGTTATTGGCACGTTTCCGATACGCAAACGGGTTTTACTGCAATCTCTAAATCAGCATTAAATTCAATACGATTGTATAAAATTTATAAAAATTATGGAATGCCTAACGATTTGTTAGTACGATTGAATATTGCTTTTTGCACAATTAAGGAAGTAGAAATCAAACCTGTTTACAATATTGGCGAAAAATCTAAAATGAAAGTGTGGAAAGTAATACCTAGAATTTCATGGTTGCTTTTTAAATCATTTTTTAGAAGACTTTGGGTTAAATATCTTTTCCGTGACTTCCACCCTCTTTTTCTTCTTTATCATTTTTCTTTTGCTTTGTTTATTATTTCTGTACCTTATGCAATAAAAATACTAGGTATTATTCTTAGCGGACAAGAAGCCAATTCTTTAACTATACTTGCTTTCGTTTTCCTTTTTATCAGTAGTTTCCAATCATTACTTTTTGCCATGTGGATGGATATTACTGATAACGAAAGGCTTTACAAATAA